The window GCGCACCGCTCCGGCACGGTCGTCGGCCTCGCCGCCGAAGTAGGCGCCTCGGTCACCTCGGGCGCCGCCATCTGCGAGATCAAGGACTGACGTCCTCGGACATGCGAAGGCCCCGCCCGGTTCACGAACCGGTCGGGGCCTTCGCAATTCCAACGGGCCGGACCACCCAGCCAAGCCACACCAATCCAGCCCCGCCGGGCCCCATCCAGCCCCGCCGGGCCTCATCCAGCCCCGCCGGCGTTTGAGGCGCGGGGTCCGGGGCGGAGCCCCGTTCTTTCAGCCGCGCCGGCGTCTGAGGCGCTCTTTCAGCCCCGCCGGCGTTTGAGGCGCGGGGGGCCGGGGGCAGCGCCCCCGCGGCCGGCCCGCAGGGCTAGCGCCGCCGCATGTCCGCGACCCGCGCCCGCTCCGCCTGCTGCTCCAGCATCCCGCCGGGCGCACTGCGCAACTGGGCCGTCGGCCCACCCCGCCTCTGCACCGGCAACGGCGACTCACGGCGCGGCCGCCGCCCCACCATGCCGTCCCCGCCGGAGGCCACCGCACCGCCGGCCACCGTGATCTGCACGCCCTGGTCCGCCAGCGCCTGCAGCTCCGTGGCCGCCCGGTCGTCGTGCGGCGGCGGCTCGTCCGTCACCAGCCGCGTCATCACGTCGGTCGGCACGGTCTGGAACATGGTGTCGGTGCCGAGCTTCGTGTGGTCGGCCAGCACCACCACCTCCGCCGCCGCCTGCACCAGCGCCCGGTCCACGCTCGCGGAGAGCATGTTGGACGTGGACAGCCCGCGCTCGGCGGTCAGACCGCTCCCCGACAGGAAGGCCCGGGACACCCGCAGCCCCTGGAGGGACTGCTCGGCTCCGCTTCCCACGAGGGCGTAGTTGGACCCGCGCAGGGTGCCGCCGGTCATCACCACTTCCACCCGGTTCGCATGGGCCAGGGCCTGGGCGACGAGCAGCGAGTTGGTGACGACGGTCAGTCCGGGCACGCGGGCGAGCCGACGGGCCAGCTCCTGCGTCGTGGTGCCCGCGCCGACGACCACGGCCTCGCCCTCTTCCACGAGGCCGGCCGCGACATCGGCAATGGCGGTCTTCTCCGCC of the Streptomyces sp. NBC_01294 genome contains:
- a CDS encoding DeoR/GlpR family DNA-binding transcription regulator; amino-acid sequence: MFAAERRQLILEMVRANGAVSLRELARVVQTSEVTVRRDVRALEAEGLLDRRHGGAVLPGGFTRESGFPQKSHLATAEKTAIADVAAGLVEEGEAVVVGAGTTTQELARRLARVPGLTVVTNSLLVAQALAHANRVEVVMTGGTLRGSNYALVGSGAEQSLQGLRVSRAFLSGSGLTAERGLSTSNMLSASVDRALVQAAAEVVVLADHTKLGTDTMFQTVPTDVMTRLVTDEPPPHDDRAATELQALADQGVQITVAGGAVASGGDGMVGRRPRRESPLPVQRRGGPTAQLRSAPGGMLEQQAERARVADMRRR